In the Glycine max cultivar Williams 82 chromosome 6, Glycine_max_v4.0, whole genome shotgun sequence genome, atatatatatatatatacacacacgtgtgtataattaaaatacctatatatataatattggtCGAACATTTAccatctttattaatttttaacaaattagcttaaaaaaacatattttaaataagtaaacaCAAATATagtttatctatttttaatcaCTCCTGACTCCATCGGTCCAACCTTAtcattactgtttttttttttttgttggctttgtAATCTCATGGAAATCCTAAACTGATACTGACATCTTAATACTCTTTTTATAGGAATCAGCGAATCGCAACCACACCACAAGAAAAAACCGACAAAGATTGCGGAGTATCCTCCGCCAGCTAGTTCTTCCATATAATATAACCActttattacaaataaataataacattaattctCTTTGGATTAGACTTAGATCAAATCAAAGTGTTCTTCTTGCTTGGTCACAGACTCATAGTCACTTCCATGGAGAACACTGGTTTGTGTGTACTATGCTTTATACTACTCCTGTTGGGGTGTGTCATTTCCTCAGAATGTAAGTATATAAGATACAACACAACATCAACCATTGTTCCTGGGAAACTCAACGTTCACTTGGTCCCTCACACTCACGATGATGTTGGATGGTTGAAGACCATTGACCAGTACTATGTTGGTTCCAACAACTCAATTCAGGTCACTCTCACACTCTCACTCAATTTAGTTACattaaaaggttttgaattgtGAAGTTTTTCACTGTTGGGGTAGTGCAGGGGGCGTGCGTTCAAAACGTGCTCGATTCCCTGGTAACCGCATTGCTGGCAGATAAGAATCGCAAGTTCATATATGTTGAACAGGTAACTGTTCTTCACACCCTACATTGACTAATGATATGACCAAAACAGTGAATATAATAAGTGAGGGACTGTACAATACTCATCTAACAACTTaatttttggggttgagttagtgCCAAATTCTAAGAACTACTTCCTCACACATTAATTTTGGACAGTGAATTCATATATGTGATGTTCTTTGCTTGCGTTGCAGGCATTTTTCCAGCGATGGTGGAGGGAGCAAAGTGATGATATCCAGAATATAGTCAAGGAGCTGGTCAACTCTGGTCAATTGGAGTTCATGTATTCACCTATCTCATCTTCCTTCTGActtaagggtgtgtttggttgagTTTTTGTAGAAAGTGGGATTTGAAAGTTTCATAACTAGTCTACTTTTCCAAATTCACACTTTCTACCTACCTACTCAACGAAGCACTTTTTCATTATTGGAAGTCATTGAAAATTGATTAATGATTATTGCTCGTCTGCTTGACTTTAAAGTATAATAGCATTCAGTATCAATGGCATTATGTTAAGTGCTAAGATTTTGGATTGCAGAAATGGTGGTTTTTGTATGCATGATGAGGCTGCTACTCATTACATTGACATGATTGATCAGACAACTCTTGGACATCAATTTATTAAAGAAGAATTTGGAGTGACTCCGAGAATAGGGTGGCAGATTGACCCATTTGGACATTCTGCAGTGCAGGCCTACTTGTTGGGGGCAGAGGTAACGTTTTGCTAAAGCATATGCAAACATCGATGAGGGAAAAAAATGACATGGAAGTTGATTAATGTCATCTAAGTTGATTTACCAActgaatctctctctctctctctctttcttttctgcctAGCATTGCTAGTTGTTTCTTAAGCAAAACTCTTTGTTGGCATAGGTTGGATTTGACTCTCTATTCTTTGCACGGATTGATTACCAAGACAGAGCCAagagaaaagatgaaaaaactCTTGAAGTTGTGTGGCGGGGCTCCAAGAGCTTTGGTTCATCATCACAGGTGAGTAATCCATAGTGGTTTATGTTTATAACTTTATATTGATTCTGCATTCTGTTGGATTCACTTCATCCTCCCTAGTAAGCTTTTAGGTACAAATCCTTAAAATTGTTGATGGATACAGATATTTTCTGGTGCATTCCCTGAGAATTATGAACCTCCCAGTAGTTTCTACTATGAAGTAAATGATGATTCTCCCATTGTTCAGGTAAATTCTAAGTCAAATATTGATGTAGGGCCAATTACCTTTTCTTGTAAGTGTGCTAAGAAAACTTTTTCTCCCCTTGAAGGATGATGTCAGTTTATTTGATTACAATGTCCCTGAAAGAGTAAATGAGTTTGTGGCAGCAGCAATATCACAGGTATGAAATTTATCTTAAGAATGGATGGTTGGTTCTACATACTGCAATTTGCCTGGTTTAAAATGCACTTTTAAAATGTCTActatatagatatataattgATGTGTCTGAAATTCTGAGAAATCAATATAGAAATGCTccaaatgaaaaatgatttaaGGCTTGTCTGTTGCACTTAAAAACTGATTTGAGTGAACAACTCCACTGGCTTTCCTGTTTCAGGCCAATATTACGCGCACAAATCATATAATGTGGACAATGGGGACAGATTTCAAGTACCAATATGCACAAACTTGGTTCCGACAATTGGACAAGTTTATTCACTATGTTAATCAAGTTACTTATCTTCAACTCCCTGCTcaattgacaatttttttcttctttttacttAAATGTTGCATTTTAGCCATCTAACATTCTTCTCCTTGACCTGCTAAGTTTGACATTTTATATGTTTCTTTAGGCTGCCTAATTTTCCATAATCTATCTTATGAATTTAAATCGAACTTgacttattttgttttagtgGTTTGGCATACTAATGGGACATCTGACTAATGCTTATTTAGGATGGTCGTGTTCATGCCTTATACTCAACTCCATCAATATATACTGATGCAAAACATGCTGCCAAGGAGGCCTGGCCAATCAAGACTGATGACTTCTTTCCGTGAGTTCCAAATACAAGACATAAAGTATATGAGCTACCAGCTCAAAATCATGTTCATGAAGAAGCAGCAAGTAGTGGTTTATGTCTActacatgattttgaaaataacatttGGGTGGCTGCACTGCCTGCACTGACAATCACTTCATATTTAGCTTCATGTTAACATTCTTTTTCGTTCTTCTAACTTGTTATTTCATATTTGGACCATGTAATTATTAGGTATGCAGATCGTGTAAATGCCTATTGGACCGGGTATTTTACAAGCAGGCCAGCAATCAAAGGTTATGTCAGATTCATGAGTGGCTACTACTTGGTACACCTTCTAACTGTTAATTGAAGTAATtaagtaattgattatatttgaAATGCTCTAAGAGGCTTAAGGGGTATTCTGTGCTGCTCATTTTGGTTTCTGAAAGTTGTGATTGAGAGCATTTTACTTGAATATTTTGGAATGTTACCAAAATTCTACAAGTGGCCTCTTATTGCTCTTTAATCTTGAAACAGGCAGCAAGGCAGTTGGAATATTTTAAAGGGAAGAGTCCCTTATGTCCCAAAACTGACTCTTTGGCTGAAGCCTTGGCTATTGCTCAACATCATGACGCGGTATCTGGTACAGAAAAGCAGCATGTTGCTAATGATTATGCTAAACGACTTTCAATAGGTTACACAGAGGTAATAATAATTGTCTATATCTGTTCTTTGAACATTATTACTTATAATctcaaaaaatgtttttttttcaatgtctTGTTCAGGCTGAGAAAGTTGTTGCATTATCACTTGCTTGTTTGACAGAGGGAGCAACCAAAACAGGTTGTAAGAACCCACAGACTAAATTTCAACAGGCAAGTAGTGATGTTCTTAGTTCAACAACTGTGAGCTGTTGATTACTAGTATTCAAATAGCATCTTAAGGCATATGGCTAATCTTTTTGTGATGACTGCAacttaccacagaattcagttTTGTAGGATAAACACCATTCAAGACAAATGACTTAGGAACTCTAAACTCATAccattttcctttccttttttaccttttgtatgACAAATAAATTCATGAACTTATGCATGTTTATGCActgataatatttcttttgataGAGATAATCCAAAAATTTAATGAGAGTAAGTCCTGTGCCTCTTTTCTAACACTTAATTgcatatatttcaatatttcatGAATTAGGCTACCAATTTTCCTTTTGAACTTCTTTTATGAAATCAACGAAGTTGTTATCAAAGAAAATAGAATGTGTACAGCTTCTGAGAAAGAGAGAGTAGAATGATATAGAGGTCTTTCATGCATGCTTCACTGGAGCAGATGCATATAATAGACTAAAGCAGTAGTTGTTATGCACTTACATCCACGGAAATGAAATTATGTCAGAACTTTGAGGaggtttcattttctttttttgaattttccttCTTGATATTAATTCTTTGTGCACAACGAGAAATCGTTAAGGCAGTAAAACTAAATCAGGAATTTACAATTCATAACCATCACAAAGCTTACTATGCAACTTCTTCAAGATCAAAGCAGTAGGTGAAGTGAAAGTTGCATAACTTTTGAAACAATACTGACATATTTTAAGAAGCAAAATTATGAAGACTTGATGCGGAGGTTGAGTATTGGTTTGGTTGTGTTTTGTTCTGttcattgatttttatttttacttttttttttatttcttctatctTGTCATTGCAGTGTCCACTTCTGAACATAAGTTACTGTCCTGCATCAGAAGTTGATTTCTCAAATGGGAAAAACTTGGTGAGGATCTATGACATCTACTCATCTAATCTATTGCTTATTGAGACGCAAGAATTTTAACTAAGATTTTCCTGATATATTGCTTCCTGTAGGTAGTTGTTGTTTACAATGCTCTAGGATGGAAAAGAGAGGATATCATAAGGATTCCTGTGAGTTTCTTCCTTCAACTTCAATCACCTACATTgcctcctttctttttcttcttaaattaCGAACAATCTACGAGCCATACAAATATTATCTGCTACATGCACAAGCCCTTCGATACTTAGCTTTTATGTGCCAATTGATGCCTTCTAGTTGAAGCATTGTGATGCATTTTTTCTTGTTCTGTGGAATTATTTAACTTGTGTATCAACTTGAATGAAGAATGTTTTGAACTTAATATggaaaaatcattttgcaagGACAAAACACGGCTATCCTCAAACACTGTTTTTGTTTATCAAATCTGTCATAGGTTGTCAATGAAAATGTTGTTGTTCGGGATTCCAGTGGAAAAAACATCCAATCCCAGCTGGTGCCAATACTTGACGATTTTCGTGGTTTAAGAAACTACCACACTGTCGCATACTTGGGAGTGTCTCCAACTGCAAAACCCAAATACTGGCTTGCTTTTGCAGCAACAGTTCCCCCCATTGGTTTTAGCACTTACTATGTATCCTATGCCAAAAAAGAAGGTTAGTCTTGATTAGTTATTCCCTTCCTGAAAATTGTGCTATCATCAAATGCAAATACAAGACAGAACTATAAAATTTGCAATTGCATTGCAGCTACTATTTCAGATAGAGATACAGCTTACCAACCAGGGAATAAGAGTGATACAATTACAGTGGGCCTAAAAAACTT is a window encoding:
- the LOC100802094 gene encoding probable alpha-mannosidase At5g13980; this translates as MENTGLCVLCFILLLLGCVISSECKYIRYNTTSTIVPGKLNVHLVPHTHDDVGWLKTIDQYYVGSNNSIQGACVQNVLDSLVTALLADKNRKFIYVEQAFFQRWWREQSDDIQNIVKELVNSGQLEFINGGFCMHDEAATHYIDMIDQTTLGHQFIKEEFGVTPRIGWQIDPFGHSAVQAYLLGAEVGFDSLFFARIDYQDRAKRKDEKTLEVVWRGSKSFGSSSQIFSGAFPENYEPPSSFYYEVNDDSPIVQDDVSLFDYNVPERVNEFVAAAISQANITRTNHIMWTMGTDFKYQYAQTWFRQLDKFIHYVNQDGRVHALYSTPSIYTDAKHAAKEAWPIKTDDFFPYADRVNAYWTGYFTSRPAIKGYVRFMSGYYLAARQLEYFKGKSPLCPKTDSLAEALAIAQHHDAVSGTEKQHVANDYAKRLSIGYTEAEKVVALSLACLTEGATKTGCKNPQTKFQQCPLLNISYCPASEVDFSNGKNLVVVVYNALGWKREDIIRIPVVNENVVVRDSSGKNIQSQLVPILDDFRGLRNYHTVAYLGVSPTAKPKYWLAFAATVPPIGFSTYYVSYAKKEATISDRDTAYQPGNKSDTITVGLKNLNLVYSVKEGKLIQYINSRSKVNESLEQAYKFYAGYGNDGTETAQASGAYIFRPDGSPSPIKSNGKSPLTVFRGPIVHEVHQKISPWIYQTTRLYKGKEHAEVEFIVGPIPIDDRVGKEIATEIKTNLASNKTFYTDSNGRDFIERVRDYREDWHLEVNQPVAGNYYPINLGIYLKDKSKEFSILVDRAVGGSSIIDGQLELMVHRRLLEDDSRGVAEALNETVCIHDNCTGLTVLGKYYFRIDPVGEGARWRRSFAQEIYSPLLLAFTEGEGHWGDSHVTTFSAIDSSYNLPDNVAIITLQDLGDGRVLLRLAHLYEIDEDKYLSVKATVELKKVFPNKQINKITEVSLSANQERAEMERKRLVWQVKGSPPEPKVWRGGPVDPENLIVELAPMEIRTFIISFRH